Within the Bacillus marinisedimentorum genome, the region TGAACTTGAAGAATATTTACGGATACTCGAATTTTTGGAGAAAGGCAAGCAGCCGGAAGATGCTCACCCTGTTCACCATCATTTACTCTGGCTCCTTGATGCAAGCGGGCATGCCGGTGCAATTGAATGTTCCCTTGACCCTGCAGAGAAGCAGCTGATTCATAAAAGCAAACACTTTAAAAAGGATTTTGAAGGTTTCTATTTAAAAGCTGTGGAAATGGCAGGCTACTTAAGATCATCATTTCATGAATTTCCGGCCCTGCACGCTTTCAATGAAGAAGTCACACTGGAGATGAAAATTTTCCAGGTCTTTTTGGAAGAACTGGAAGAAATGGAAGTGAACAAAGAAGTGTTATCGACATTCTCGGCACTTATGGCAGATCATATGTTCAGGGAAGAGTGTTATTATTTAATCAAGCTTTCGGAAACAGACAATGTCTCTGCGCCGGAATGCGATCCTGGTCATCCTCGCACAAAATAGCGTGTTGAATGACGGTCAAGTTCCAGAATAGGCTGCTTCCATTTTCACAGAAACATTTATTCAAGGCTGCTATAAGTGAATAAGCTTGAACGGGAAGTCAACCTCAGAGCCGTATCCTCTCTGGGGTTTTTGGTGCTGTATAGGCTGTGTATCCAAATGTGTTATCTTATCTTTTCTCCTCATTCATTATACTGCTTACTAATAAGTAGGGTGTTTTTATGCTGCGGCAGGTTTTTGCCTGTCCATTTGGGGAAAAGTTTATTACTGTGTCAAATCCGCAACTTTAAAAATCATTGATTAAAAAAGGACAGTGTGATAAACAAAGAGAAAGGAGCGGACCCATGAAGAAAATGGTCTGTTTCGGTGACAGCATCACCGCCAGGGAAAAGGCAGAAGACGGTAGATTGCGCTTGACACCAAGGCTCCGGAAAGAGTTTCCCGAATGGAAAGTCTTGAATAGGGGGGTGCCGGGGAACACGACAAGGGACGCATCCCGGCGCTTCGAAAAAGATGTGTTAAAAGAAAACCCCGATCTTGTCACAATTTTATTCGGAGCAAATGATTCAGCCACCCACAGGCTGGTGCCGCTTAATGAATACCGTAAAAACCTAATGCACTTCACAGCAGAAATCGGGTCCGGCAAAGTGCTGCTTATCAGTCCGGCACCGGTCGTTGAAAAAAAGCAGCCCAACCGTTCAAATGCCAGATTACTGGAATACCGAAATGCTGTAATGGATACTGCCCGTAAAAAAGGAGCGGCGTTTTTGGATCTTCATATGATTATGACAGAGGAGGATTATGGCCAGTTTCTCGTTGAGGACGGGCTCCATTTTAATGAAAAAGGCTACCGGTTTTTGAGTGGGCTTGTCAGTGAAGCGGTCATTAACTGGCAAATTGATCAATATGAACAGGATCAGGCCAATGACAGAAGGTTTTCCGGAAAATTAGCGGGTATGCTTAAAAGCTTTTTTTGAGCACCGGATCCTTTTTCGATTTATCTTTTAAAAGGAGGGGGTACCGAAAATGGAGCAGAAGAAAGTAATGATAGAATTTTGCATGCAATGAAATTATGCGCCAAAAGCTGCGAGTTTCGCAGAAAAATTATTTGAAGAGTACCGTTCAGACATCACTATAGAACTGATTCCTGGTTCCGGCGGAGCTTTCGAAATTTTTGTGAACGGCAAACAGATCCATTCCAAACTTAAGTCGAAAGAATATCCTGAATTCCTGGAAATAAAGGCAAAAATAGATGCAAGTTGAGAGATGGGCCTGCAATTGAGCAGGCTGTTTTTTAGCATGAAATATCGGAACTTTCAATAAATTGTAACGAATGGGCCTTTGCTGTCATTCTTCAACGCATGTTCTCATGCTAAAATAAAAACAGGGGGAGCAGTCCGGAAGGGGAGGAGAAAGGTGACTCAAGGTCTTGAGCTGGACATGGAAGTGGTGAGGAAAGTCCTTGATTTTTCAGTCTTTCGAATGATGGATGATGACCAGGCCCTCAAGTGGTTCACAGAACACCATGGCATGGGCTTTTTCCATTATTCCGAAAACCTCTATGAAGTATGGCGGGATG harbors:
- a CDS encoding DUF2935 domain-containing protein — translated: MDTFVRKAVFEHRFWLQVLGDHCRFIFQSLGPAETDEIEQAQTLMEEFDSLYQKIDRARSIGQVNDVTKAAVREAGKLYSYKRELLKKQLLKEITFHLSPTFVNHMLNELEEYLRILEFLEKGKQPEDAHPVHHHLLWLLDASGHAGAIECSLDPAEKQLIHKSKHFKKDFEGFYLKAVEMAGYLRSSFHEFPALHAFNEEVTLEMKIFQVFLEELEEMEVNKEVLSTFSALMADHMFREECYYLIKLSETDNVSAPECDPGHPRTK
- a CDS encoding GDSL-type esterase/lipase family protein, with amino-acid sequence MKKMVCFGDSITAREKAEDGRLRLTPRLRKEFPEWKVLNRGVPGNTTRDASRRFEKDVLKENPDLVTILFGANDSATHRLVPLNEYRKNLMHFTAEIGSGKVLLISPAPVVEKKQPNRSNARLLEYRNAVMDTARKKGAAFLDLHMIMTEEDYGQFLVEDGLHFNEKGYRFLSGLVSEAVINWQIDQYEQDQANDRRFSGKLAGMLKSFF